From one Populus alba chromosome 17, ASM523922v2, whole genome shotgun sequence genomic stretch:
- the LOC118029722 gene encoding uncharacterized protein, protein MLQKGEEEDEKREEAIASNPSLQPNFKPKRVTQDQLSKLQELHKRRLQLKSKIHKKSKDGTGKSHGKDLKSKDTATNIEDSGVPDLKPLDDNANFSAPQDNVSAHHSEKKRQKLHWGLDTKERWERKANM, encoded by the exons ATGCTTCAGAAAGGAGAGGAAGAAGacgagaaaagagaagaagctaTAGCATCGAACCCATCTTTGCAGCCGAATTTCAAGCCCAAACGTGTCACTCAAGACCAGCTTTCCAAGCTACAA GAGCTGCACAAAAGGCGtttacaattaaaatcaaagatTCATAAGAAATCGAAAG ATGGTACTGGGAAATCTCATGGAAAAGACCTCAAAAGCAAAGATACGGCCACAAACATTGAAGACTCAGGTGTTCCTGATTTGAAACCCCTTGATGACAATGCCAATTTCTCTGCTCCACAAGACAATGTGTCAGCACATCATTCAGAAAAGAAACGCCAGAAATTACACTGGGG GCTTGATACAAAGGAAAGATGGGAGAGAAAAGCCAATATGTAG
- the LOC118029721 gene encoding delta(7)-sterol-C5(6)-desaturase isoform X1: protein MEGDKYWQQFLDETAMFNNIVLRHLLPSSWWVTLPHFLQTWLRNFVGGTLLYFISGLLWCFYIYYLKRNVYVPKDAIPSNRAMLLQIYVAMKAMPWYTLLPTVSEYMIENGWTKCFSSISEVGWFAYITYLAMYLVIVEFGIYWMHRELHDIKPLYKHLHATHHIYNKQNTLSPFAGLAFHPLDGILQAVPHVVALFLVPIHFRSHIALLFIEGVWTANIHDCIHANLWPIMGAGYHTIHHTTYKHNYGHYTIWMDWMLGTLRDPEDDSRQKAQKVQ from the exons ATGGAGGGAGACAAGTACTGGCAGCAGTTCTTGGACGAGACAGCAATGTTCAACAACATTGTTTTGCGTCATTTGTTACCCTCCAGTTGGTGGGTCACGCTACCTCATTTCTTGCAGACTTGGCTTCGTAACTTCGTTGGTGGAACTCTTCTTTACTTCATCTCTGGACTTCTCTGGTGCTTCTATATTTATTACTTGAAACGCAACGTTTATGTTCCTAAAG ATGCCATCCCTTCAAATAGAGCCATGCTCTTACAAATATATGTTGCTATGAAGGCGATGCCATGGTACACTCTGCTTCCAACTGTTTCTGAATACATGATTGAAAATGGCTGGACAAAGTGTTTCTCTAGCATATCTGAAGTTGGCTGGTTTGCCTACATCACGTATTTGGCTATGTATCTTGTTATTGTGGAGTTTGGGATTTACTGGATGCATAGAGAATTAcatgatataaaacctttgTACAAGCATCTTCATGCAACCCATCACATCTACAACAAACAGAACACTCTTTCTCCATTTGCTG GTCTGGCATTTCACCCACTGGATGGGATTCTACAAGCTGTACCACATGTCGTAGCTCTCTTTCTTGTGCCAATCCATTTTAGGTCACACATAGCCCTCTTATTCATCGAGGGTGTATGGACAGCCAACATTCACGATTGCATCCATGCCAACCTATGGCCCATAATGGGTGCTGGGTACCACACAATTCATCATACTACATACAAGCATAACTATGGCCATTATACCATATGGATGGATTGGATGCTGGGAACCCTTCGTGATCCTGAGGATGATTCACGCCAGAAAGCGCAGAAGGTGCAGTAG
- the LOC118029721 gene encoding delta(7)-sterol-C5(6)-desaturase 1 isoform X2, giving the protein MLLQIYVAMKAMPWYTLLPTVSEYMIENGWTKCFSSISEVGWFAYITYLAMYLVIVEFGIYWMHRELHDIKPLYKHLHATHHIYNKQNTLSPFAGLAFHPLDGILQAVPHVVALFLVPIHFRSHIALLFIEGVWTANIHDCIHANLWPIMGAGYHTIHHTTYKHNYGHYTIWMDWMLGTLRDPEDDSRQKAQKVQ; this is encoded by the exons ATGCTCTTACAAATATATGTTGCTATGAAGGCGATGCCATGGTACACTCTGCTTCCAACTGTTTCTGAATACATGATTGAAAATGGCTGGACAAAGTGTTTCTCTAGCATATCTGAAGTTGGCTGGTTTGCCTACATCACGTATTTGGCTATGTATCTTGTTATTGTGGAGTTTGGGATTTACTGGATGCATAGAGAATTAcatgatataaaacctttgTACAAGCATCTTCATGCAACCCATCACATCTACAACAAACAGAACACTCTTTCTCCATTTGCTG GTCTGGCATTTCACCCACTGGATGGGATTCTACAAGCTGTACCACATGTCGTAGCTCTCTTTCTTGTGCCAATCCATTTTAGGTCACACATAGCCCTCTTATTCATCGAGGGTGTATGGACAGCCAACATTCACGATTGCATCCATGCCAACCTATGGCCCATAATGGGTGCTGGGTACCACACAATTCATCATACTACATACAAGCATAACTATGGCCATTATACCATATGGATGGATTGGATGCTGGGAACCCTTCGTGATCCTGAGGATGATTCACGCCAGAAAGCGCAGAAGGTGCAGTAG
- the LOC118029719 gene encoding chloroplastic group IIA intron splicing facilitator CRS1, chloroplastic: protein MASSALCLKFFSSYTPITSSLNPTTKKHSNTTLNNAQITTPSFMFANNNNKELAVLTNPISQSNATTNVKVPTPPWIKGPLILQPHELLNLTNPKNKKPIKNDKIEKDDKALTAKESGVRGNKAMIQIVKSVERLQRDENLKDTQEVSESGESLKQLGKERILSVFGDQRIVRSIEKLQKDQNLKETPENSGGFEIGEGLKQLNGDGVLEFREKKLPWVREERVGNWRMKKEKVVSKAELSLDKELLERLRGEAAKMRTWVKVKKAGVTQSVVDEIRLTWRTSELAMIKFYMPLCRNMNRARDIVEMKTGGLVVWTRKDFHIVYRGCNYQWKKNFNTATIEESFPRNGGEEESISAGILMEADLNTQPINGSLFERETDRLLDGLGPRFVDWWMRKPLPVDADLLPEVVKGLRSPSRLCPPCMRSKLKDDELTYLRKLAQSLPTHFVLGRNRRLQGLAAAILKLWEKTIIAKIAVKWGVPNTNNEQMADELKSLTGGVLLLRNKFFIILYRGKDFLPGQVANVIMDREIALRKCQTNEEGARMKAIETSYMPGGPTNTSRSGTLYEFQEFQIKFQKTAKGDSEIQLEAYKEKLERELRNQEYRLRILKSKIEKPARDLLKLNSAWVPSPRDADQGIMTEEERECFRKIGLKLRGSLVLGRRGVFEGVMEGLHQHWKHREVVKVITMQRVFSQVIHTATLLEAESDGILVSVDKLKEGHAIIIYRGKNYKRPLRLLKKNLLTKREALKRSLLIQRVGSLKYFANQRERVISDLKLKLAELHRSKEKHLKSDTL, encoded by the exons ATGGCTTCATCAGCTCTGTGTCTcaaatttttctcttcttacacTCCCATAACATCCTCCTTAAACCCAACAACAAAAAAGCACAGTAATACTACCTTAAACAATGCCCAGATAACAACCCCTTCATTTATGTttgcaaacaacaacaacaaagaacttGCGGTGTTAACAAACCCCATTTCGCAATCCAATGCCACCACCAATGTTAAAGTGCCAACACCTCCATGGATAAAGGGTCCTCTCATTCTCCAACCCCACGAACTCCTTAACCTCACCAACCCCAAAAACAAGAAGCCAATAAAGAATGACAAGATTGAAAAAGATGACAAGGCTTTGACTGCTAAAGAAAGTGGGGTTAGAGGCAATAAAGCAATGATACAGATTGTTAAAAGTGTTGAAAGACTGCAAAGAGATGAAAACTTGAAGGACACCCAAGAGGTTTCTGAGAGTGGAGAGAGTTTAAAGCAGCTCGGAAAAGAAAGGATTTTAAGTGTTTTCGGTGATCAAAGGATTGTAAGAAGTATTGAAAAACTCCAAAAAGATCAAAACTTGAAGGAAACCCCAGAAAATTCTGGGGGTTTTGAGATTGGAGAGGGTTTAAAACAGCTTAACGGAGATGGGGTTTTGGAGTTTAGGGAAAAAAAGCTGCCATGGGTGAGAGAAGAGAGAGTTGGGAATTGGAGAATGAAAAAAGAGAAGGTGGTTAGCAAGGCCGAGTTGAGTCTTGATAAGGAGTTACTTGAGAGATTGAGAGGAGAGGCTGCAAAGATGAGGACTTGGGTAAAGGTGAAGAAAGCTGGGGTGACACAGAGTGTAGTTGATGAGATAAGATTGACTTGGAGAACGAGTGAGCTGGCTATGATTAAATTCTATATGCCTTTGTGTAGAAATATGAATAGAGCAAGAGATATTGTTGAG ATGAAGACAGGAGGCTTGGTTGTTTGGACCAGAAAAGATTTTCATATTGTTTATAGAGGATGCAATTATCAGTGGAAGAAAAACTTTAATACAGCTACAATCGAGGAAAGTTTCCCCAGAAATGGTGGAGAAGAAGAGTCTATATCAGCTGGCATCTTAATGGAAGCAGATTTGAATACACAACCAATTAATGGATCACTGTTTGAGAGAGAAACTGATAGATTATTAGATGGCTTAGGACCTCGTTTTGTTGACTGGTGGATGCGAAAGCCATTGCCAGTAGATGCAGATTTGCTTCCAGAAGTGGTTAAAGGATTAAGGTCTCCATCAAGGCTTTGTCCTCCATGTATGAGATCaaagttgaaagatgatgaactGACATACTTGAGAAAGCTTGCTCAATCTCTACCCACACATTTTGTCCTTG GGAGGAACAGAAGACTTCAAGGCCTAGCTGCTGCTATCTTAAAGTTGTGGGAAAAGACTATTATAGCTAAAATTGCTGTGAAGTGGGGAGTTCCAAATACCAACAATGAGCAAATGGCAGATGAGCTTAAG AGTCTCACTGGAGGAGTTCTGCTGCTTCGGAATAAGTTCTTTATAATACTTTATAGAGGCAAAGACTTTCTTCCTGGCCAAGTCGCAAATGTAATAATGGACAGAGAAATTGCACTTAGAAAATGCCAAACCAACGAAGAAGGTGCAAGAATGAAAGCAATTGAAACTTCTTATATGCCTGGCGGACCAACCAACACAAGCAGAAGTGGAACTTTATATGAATTTCAGGAATTCCAAATCAAATTTCAGAAGACGGCAAAAGGGGACTCTGAAATTCAATTAGAAGCTTATAAGGAAAAACTAGAGAGGGAATTGAGGAATCAAGAATACAGGCTTCGCATT CTTAAAAGTAAGATAGAGAAGCCAGCGAGGGACTTGTTAAAGTTGAATTCTGCATGGGTACCTAGTCCACGGGATGCAGACCAAGGAATAATGACAGAAGAGGAAAGAGAATGCTTCCGGAAGATAGGACTGAAGCTACGTGGTAGCTTAGTGCTTG GGAGGCGTGGGGTCTTTGAGGGTGTTATGGAAGGTCTGCATCAGCACTGGAAGCACAGAGAAGTGGTGAAGGTGATTACAATGCAGAGAGTGTTTTCCCAGGTCATTCACACTGCAACATTGCTTGAAGCAGAAAGTGACGGGATCCTAGTTTCAGTGGACAAGCTAAAAGAAGGTCATGCCATAATTATTTACCGTGGAAAAAATTACAAACGCCCTCTAAGGCTTCTAAAGAAGAATCTTTTAACCAAAAGAGAAGCATTAAAGAGATCTCTTCTAATTCAGAGAGTTGGG TCGTTGAAGTATTTTGCAAATCAGAGAGAGCGTGTGATCTCAGATTTGAAACTCAAACTG GCAGAGCTTCATAGATCCAAGGAAAAACATCTTAAAAGTGATACACTATGA